A DNA window from Brassica napus cultivar Da-Ae chromosome C1, Da-Ae, whole genome shotgun sequence contains the following coding sequences:
- the LOC106378773 gene encoding receptor-like protein 35, producing the protein MPGWLWTLPNLTYLDLSNNTFTGFGNSMKHGLSMGKLFASNNNFTGNIPSFICDLRGLSILDLSNNNFSGVIPPCMENLYLTVLSLRQNRLHGGLPENICQFSTTLDVGHNKLTGKLPKSLINSSFLEVLNVESNIINDTFPFWLSSLPQLKILVLRSNAFHGPIHYTSFPKLQIVDISHNHFNGSLSSDYFVKWSAMSSLGDNYDQRFDKYMGDSYYHDSMVLMNKGLEMELVRILKIYTALDFSGNKFEGEIPRSIGLLKELHVLNLSNNAFTGHIPSSMGNLTALESLDVSQNQLSGEIPLELGELSFLSYMNFSHNKLTGLVPGSTQFRRVNCTSFEDNPGLFGPSLDEVCRDIHMPTPHETPESEEEEEEEVLSWIAAVIGVIPGIAFGWVIGYILFSYKPEWFINPFVLNKSRRNRTTTH; encoded by the coding sequence ATGCCTGGCTGGTTATGGACGCTACCAAATCTTACTTACCTGGATCTTTCCAACAACACTTTCACTGGCTTCGGAAACTCAATGAAACATGGGCTATCTATGGGAAAATTGTTTGCCTCCAACAACAATTTCACAGGAAATATTCCCTCATTCATATGCGATCTGCGTGGTTTATCCATTCTTGATTTATCAAACAACAACTTCAGTGGTGTAATCCCTCCTTGTATGGAAAATCTCTATCTGACAGTTCTAAGCCTTCGTCAAAATCGTCTCCATGGAGGTCTTCCAGAGAATATATGTCAATTCTCAACAACGCTTGATGTCGGTCATAACAAACTGACAGGGAAGCTTCCAAAATCTTTGATCAATTCCTCTTTTCTTGAAGTTCTGAACGTGGAAAGCAACATTATCAATGATACGTTTCCATTTTGGTTGAGTTCTCTACCACAACTAAAAATTCTTGTGTTACGCTCTAATGCCTTCCATGGACCGATACATTATACTTCGTTCCCTAAATTGCAAATCGTCGACATATCCCACAATCACTTCAATGGATCTTTGTCATCAGACTACTTTGTGAAGTGGAGTGCTATGTCATCATTGGGGGACAATTATGATCAGCGGTTTGACAAGTACATGGGGGATTCCTATTACCATGATTCAATGGTGTTGATGAACAAAGGTTTAGAGATGGAGCTAGTACGTATCCTAAAGATCTACACAGCACTCGACTTTTCAGGAAACAAATTTGAAGGAGAGATCCCAAGGTCCATTGGTCTATTGAAAGAGCTCCATGTGCTCAACTTGTCCAACAATGCTTTCACCGGCCACATCCCTTCATCTATGGGAAACCTGACGGCTCTTGAGTCACTAGACGTTTCCCAAAACCAGCTTTCAGGAGAAATTCCGCTAGAGCTAGGGGAACTCTCATTCCTTTCCTACATGAACTTCTCTCATAACAAGCTCACTGGTCTAGTACCCGGAAGCACTCAGTTTCGAAGGGTGAATTGCACTTCCTTTGAGGATAATCCGGGACTTTTTGGCCCTTCTCTTGACGAAGTTTGCAGAGATATCCACATGCCAACACCGCATGAAACACCAGaatcagaggaagaagaagaggaagaggtgtTGAGTTGGATAGCAGCTGTAATAGGAGTAATACCTGGTATTGCCTTTGGATGGGTGATTGGATACATACTTTTTTCCTACAAACCAGAGTGGTTCATCAACCCTTTTGTCCTAAACAAAAGCAGACGCAACCGCACCACAACTCATTAA